In Ostrea edulis chromosome 4, xbOstEdul1.1, whole genome shotgun sequence, a single window of DNA contains:
- the LOC125672432 gene encoding sex peptide receptor-like, whose product MHSTQFENFDNVSAFIGYNQTTEMFNKTDVNDTRSPRGPPDDLLLQVITPGQSYIVPINGIVSIIFILVTIVTNILVMLVLLRKHMRSPTNIILSAMALADMLTGLFPLPMYFYFFTLGNYADYPPYNWCYVYKLFAEYLPMIFHTASIWLTVFLAILRYIYICHTDMARKFCTVSNVIKTTVGIYVVAALTQTTRFIESQFIPITKPSKINPNETITTCILPFSPFVAQDVDLYYNLIYGFRVIFIHFIPCSLLLILNALLIRTMRQAQLRRRLLMRQNKKSESKKLADSNCTTLMLVAVLGLFLLVELPLGVLMILFSIQNTLDIPIFELSNFALMTTVSNTSILVSYPLNFLIYCAMSRQFRETFKRIFTCKPMPLQRECSHYTAVPQENGKAHQQEGTNVVEISEYKKTG is encoded by the coding sequence ATGCATTCAACACAGTTTGAAAACTTTGATAATGTCTCGGCTTTCATAGGATACAACCAAACAACAGAAATGTTTAACAAGACGGATGTGAATGACACTCGAAGCCCACGTGGTCCCCCGGACGACTTACTTTTACAAGTTATAACGCCCGGACAGTCCTACATAGTGCCTATTAATGGAATTGTGtctattattttcatattagtAACCATCGTTACCAATATTCTTGTCATGTTAGTTCTACTTCGGAAACACATGCGATCCCCAACTAACATTATACTATCTGCTATGGCCCTGGCAGACATGCTTACTGGATTGTTTCCCCTTCCAATGTATTTCTACTTTTTCACGCTCGGAAACTACGCTGATTACCCACCATACAATTGGTGTTATGTTTACAAATTGTTTGCGGAATACCTGCCTATGATTTTTCACACTGCCTCAATATGGCTGACTGTCTTCTTAGCGATTCTAAGGTACATCTACATCTGTCATACAGATATGGCCAGAAAATTTTGCACCGTGTCTAATGTTATCAAAACTACAGTAGGTATTTATGTTGTGGCGGCTTTGACGCAAACTACCCGTTTCATAGAGTCCCAATTTATCCCAATCACGAAGCCTTCAAAGATAAATCCGAATGAGACAATCACCACCTGCATTCTTCCTTTCAGTCCCTTTGTGGCCCAAGATGTGGACCTGTATTACAATTTGATTTATGGATTTAGGGTAATATTTATTCACTTCATTCCTTGCTCACTTCTGTTGATCTTAAATGCGCTCCTTATCCGAACAATGCGTCAAGCTCAACTTCGACGGAGACTGCTTATGAGACAAAACAAGAAAAGTGAATCAAAGAAACTTGCAGACAGCAACTGTACGACATTAATGTTGGTCGCTGTTCTGGGATTATTTCTGCTTGTAGAACTGCCTCTTGGCGTTCTTATGATATTGTTCAGCATACAAAATACGCTGGACATACCGATTTTTGAATTGAGTAATTTCGCCCTAATGACCACTGTGTCCAACACCAGCATTCTTGTGTCTTATCCGTTGAACTTTTTGATATATTGTGCAATGAGTCGACAATTCAGAGAAACTTTTAAGAGAATATTCACTTGCAAGCCTATGCCTTTGCAACGGGAGTGCTCACATTATACAGCCGTTCCACAGGAGAATGGAAAAGCGCACCAGCAAGAAGGTACAAACGTGGTAGAAATCTCCGAGTACAAGAAAACTGGATGA